AACACAACGGAATCGACATTGCCGCTCCAAGCGGAGCGTTTGCTATTATACTGCCGGCGAACGGAGATGTCTTATCGGTGAAAGACGATGTGTTTTTGGGTAAAACAGTCAAAATAAGACATTTGGACGGCTACGAAACTTTTTATGCTCATCTGGGCAGTGTTTTGGTTAAGCAGGGGCAGAAATTAAAACGCGGAACATGTATAGGATATGCCGGCGAGAGCGGTTGGGCGATTTCTCGACATCTACATTATGAATTGATTAAGAACGGAGTTAGCGTTGATCCGCTGTTGTATAATTTTAATTCTCTGTATAATTAATTTTTTGTCGGCAGATGAAAGAATCTTTTTAAATGCCAACAGAAAAGTGCAGTTTATTGCGGAAATAGAAAACGATTGGTTGACAAAAGAGCAACAGCTGATTTTTGGTCTTGCAGTTCTTAATCGCAGGTACCAGTCGCTTCGTGGCGAAGGATATTCGTTTTATTTGAGGGAGTTGTTGAAAGTTACCGGATTTAATGCCGCCGAAGCGCAGGAAATTTTGGTAAAATATAAAGATAATCCCGAAAAATATATAACGGTTTTGGAAGAAATAAAACAGAATTTGGTAAAAAATAATGAGTAAATACGAGCGCCCGCGTGAAAAAATTATTTTGAGAGAATACGATGAAAAAATCCTTGAAAAAATAAAATCCGAATTAAATATCTCCGAGATGTTCACAAAAATTTTAATGTCTCGTGGGCTTACCGATTTTGAAAAAAGCAAATTGTTTTTTAATCCGTCGCTTGAAAATCTTCACGATCCGTTTTTGTTCAAGCAAATGGGTGTGGCGGTTGAGCGTATTTTAAAGGTGAAAAAAAGCGGAAAAATTGTTATTTACGGCGACTATGATGTCGATGGAATTACCGCTGTCTCGCTTCTTTTGCGAGTCCTGAACAAAATTTCAATTACAGCCGATTGCTATCTTCCAGATCGCCTAAGCGAAGGATATGGAGTTTCAAAAAACGGAATAGATTCGATAATAAAGAGCGGTGCGGATTTAATAATTACGGTGGATTGCGGAATTACGGCGGTTGAAGAGGTCGAATACGCAAAACAAAACGGCATAGATATGATAATCACAGACCATCATGAACCTAAAGATGAAATTCCGAAAGCCGCCGCAGTCATAGACCCGAAAATCGCGGGAGAAAATTATCCGGATAAAAATCTTGCGGGAGTCGGCGTTGCGTTGAAATTGGCGCATGCGCTTTGTCAAAAATCCGGTGCGAAAGAGTTTTGGAAAGACGAGTTAGATTTGGCGGCGTTTGGAACGGCGGCGGACATAGTTCCGTTGGACGGTGAAAATAGAATAATCACAGCATTCGGCTACAAAAAAATGCAACAAAATCATAATTTGGGTTTGTCCGCTCTCATCGTAGCCCAAAATATGAAAGGAAGATCGCTTGCAACAAACGACATTATTTTCAAATTATCTCCTTTAGTGAATGCCGCCGGACGAATGGGCGACCCAAAAATAGGCGTTAAATTGTTTTTGTCAAACGATGCCGGAGAATGTGAAAATTTTGTAAAAATTCTTGTTTCGACAAACACCCAAAGAAGAGAAATTGAAGAAACAATTTCAAAAGAAGCGTTTTTGCTTGCTGAAGAAACTATTGATTTTGAAAACGAATTTGCGGTCGTCGTCGCAAAAAAAGGATGGCATTCGGGAATTGTCGGAATTGTCGCGGCGCGGCTTGTGGAACGGTTTTGCCGCCCTTCGGTTTTGTTTTCTGTCGGTGAAGATAACATTGCAAGCGGCTCAATAAGAACTTTCGGAAATTGCGACGTACTTAAAGCGCTCAACGATTGCGGCGATGTTTTGCTTTCGTTCGGCGGGCATAAATCGGCGGCCGGATTGTCGGTCAAGA
This region of Chitinispirillales bacterium genomic DNA includes:
- the recJ gene encoding single-stranded-DNA-specific exonuclease RecJ, giving the protein MSKYERPREKIILREYDEKILEKIKSELNISEMFTKILMSRGLTDFEKSKLFFNPSLENLHDPFLFKQMGVAVERILKVKKSGKIVIYGDYDVDGITAVSLLLRVLNKISITADCYLPDRLSEGYGVSKNGIDSIIKSGADLIITVDCGITAVEEVEYAKQNGIDMIITDHHEPKDEIPKAAAVIDPKIAGENYPDKNLAGVGVALKLAHALCQKSGAKEFWKDELDLAAFGTAADIVPLDGENRIITAFGYKKMQQNHNLGLSALIVAQNMKGRSLATNDIIFKLSPLVNAAGRMGDPKIGVKLFLSNDAGECENFVKILVSTNTQRREIEETISKEAFLLAEETIDFENEFAVVVAKKGWHSGIVGIVAARLVERFCRPSVLFSVGEDNIASGSIRTFGNCDVLKALNDCGDVLLSFGGHKSAAGLSVKMENLEIFRKKFNAAVKKQINFSDLSPTIIVDSEIDVVQLTPKFFENLKRIEPFGPANMRPVFVAKNLNHKFTPKAIGKNSEHLKMYLNGGGYSIDAVGFGFGNRIEEIKTAKNFTICFVLGENTYMGKSELQMEIRAIEI